Below is a genomic region from Thermococcus sp..
CAGTTGGGATAGCTGGAAAGCAGACCGGAATTTACCCGCTCGAAAGCCCCGGCGGCTGGCGACTCATTGGGAGGACGCCGTTGAGGCTCTTCAACCCGGCAAAAGACCCTCCGACCCTCTTTCGGCCAGGTGATAGGGTGAAGTTCGTACCAATAGATGAAAGCGAGTTTATGGAGTGGGGTGAAGGCGTTGATTAAGCTCCTCCGCGTTCCCTCGTTGCTGACGATTCAAGATGCTGGAAGGCCAGGTTATAGAAAGCTCGGTGTCCCGGTTTCCGGTTTCATGGACGACTATTCCGCGAGGATTGCCAACTACCTCGTCGGAAACCCCGGGGACGCTCCGCTTTTAGAGTTTCTCCTCAGGGGGCCGGCTCTTCGCTTCAAGTCTTCTGCGGTTTTTGCCGTCGCCGGGGACGTTGATTTGAGGCTCAACGGCGTTCCTGTTGAGCCGTGGACGAGCCACTGGGCCAAGAGAGGCGATGTCCTTGAGGTTGGGGCCTTGAAAACGGGCCTCTA
It encodes:
- a CDS encoding biotin-dependent carboxyltransferase family protein; amino-acid sequence: MIKLLRVPSLLTIQDAGRPGYRKLGVPVSGFMDDYSARIANYLVGNPGDAPLLEFLLRGPALRFKSSAVFAVAGDVDLRLNGVPVEPWTSHWAKRGDVLEVGALKTGLYGYIAFAGGIKCEKLLGSCSAYPRAGLGRPLKEGDELTFGYSILTGKEGKYLSEELRPDYSRKEITVSVILGPDLEHFTERGIETFLSEAYTVTPESDRMS